From Acidimicrobiales bacterium, a single genomic window includes:
- a CDS encoding LysE family translocator, with amino-acid sequence MPSPATMLLFSAAAVALLVVPGPAVLYITTRSAAQGRRAGLVSVLGVHTGTLVHVTAAVAGLSTVLATSAAAFSLVKYAGAGYLIVLGLRALARGRAPSTTRPAPERSVRRLYVDGFVVNLLNPKTALFFLAFLPQFVQRDGAPVWTQTLVLGGLFVLLGVVSDGVYALAGARAGRWLRAHRRSARRGPLVEGGLLVGLGVAALAVPHRTPASGC; translated from the coding sequence GGCCGCGGCGGTGGCCCTGCTGGTGGTGCCCGGCCCCGCCGTTCTCTACATCACGACCCGCAGTGCCGCCCAGGGCCGCCGGGCCGGGCTCGTGTCGGTGCTCGGCGTCCACACGGGCACGCTGGTCCACGTGACGGCGGCGGTGGCCGGCCTGTCCACCGTGCTGGCCACGTCGGCCGCCGCCTTCAGCCTGGTCAAGTACGCCGGCGCCGGCTATCTCATCGTCCTCGGCCTGCGGGCCCTGGCCCGGGGTCGAGCGCCGTCGACGACGCGACCGGCACCGGAGCGGTCCGTGCGCCGGCTCTACGTCGACGGCTTCGTCGTGAACCTGTTGAACCCCAAGACCGCCCTGTTCTTCCTCGCCTTCCTCCCCCAGTTCGTCCAGCGCGACGGCGCGCCGGTGTGGACCCAGACGCTCGTTCTCGGCGGTCTCTTCGTCCTGCTCGGCGTCGTGAGCGACGGCGTGTACGCGCTCGCGGGTGCCCGGGCGGGACGCTGGTTGCGGGCCCACCGGCGGTCGGCGCGGCGTGGTCCGCTGGTCGAGGGTGGCCTGCTGGTCGGCCTGGGCGTGGCCGCCCTCGCCGTGCCCCACCGCACCCCCGCCTCGGGTTGCTGA